TCGACGCGCCCCACGTCGAGGTCGGAGGTCAGCTCGACGTACTGCGTCAGCAGCGCGTCGGGTACGCGCATCGCCTTCTTGAACATCGTGGCGGCGTCCTCGTGCAGGCCGATGTAGTTGCCCAGCGACTTCGACATCTTCTCGACGCCGTCGAGGCCCACGAGGAGAGGCGTCGTGAGCACGAGCTGCGGCTCCTGACCGTAGGCGCGCTGGATGTCGCGGCCGACGAGGAGGTTGAAGAGCTGGTCGGTGCCGCCGAGCTCGACGTCGGCGCGCACGGCCACCGAGTCGTAGGCCTGCGCCAGCGGGTAGAGGAACTCGTGCACCTGGATCGGCACGCCCGTCTCGAAGCGCTTCGTGAAGTCGTCGCGCTCGAGCATGCGCGCCACCGTGTAGTTCGCGGCCAGCTTGATGAGGTCGGCGAACCTCAGCTCCCCGAGCCACTCGGAGTTGTAGCGCAGCTCGAAGCGTTCGGGGTCGGGGTCGAGGACCGCCGTGGCCTGCTCGACGTAAGTCTGCCCGTTCGCCCTGGTCTCCTCGAAGGTCAGCACCGGCCGGGTCTTAGACCTGCCGGACGGGTCGCCGATCATCGCCGTGAAGTCGCCGATGATCAGCACGACCCTGTGGCCGAGGTCCTGGAACTGCCGCAGCTTGCGCAGCACCACGGAGTGGCCGATGTGCAGGTCGGGCGAGGAGGGGTCGACGCCGAGCTTCACGCGGAGCTGCCGACCCTCGCGCCTGGCCAGTGCCAGCTTCTCCTGGAGCCCGCCCTCGGGCACCACGTGCTCGGCGCCGCGCAGCAGCAGTGCGAGAGCTGACGCGTCGCGCTCGTCGGTCACGCGCGGGAGTCTATCACGGGTCGCCGCGACCTCCGCGCCGCGCGCCCGAGCGGTACACCGC
The DNA window shown above is from Trueperaceae bacterium and carries:
- the tyrS gene encoding tyrosine--tRNA ligase is translated as MTDERDASALALLLRGAEHVVPEGGLQEKLALARREGRQLRVKLGVDPSSPDLHIGHSVVLRKLRQFQDLGHRVVLIIGDFTAMIGDPSGRSKTRPVLTFEETRANGQTYVEQATAVLDPDPERFELRYNSEWLGELRFADLIKLAANYTVARMLERDDFTKRFETGVPIQVHEFLYPLAQAYDSVAVRADVELGGTDQLFNLLVGRDIQRAYGQEPQLVLTTPLLVGLDGVEKMSKSLGNYIGLHEDAATMFKKAMRVPDALLTQYVELTSDLDVGRVEELLAADPVAAHRVYARELVRVYHGEDEVAPAEERYDEVARGGIPDDVPEVAVPDDEFAGGEVGVLRLATLAGLTSSNGEARRLVLNRGLRLDGEVVEDPLLRLTLERPVVLQKGRDAFVRVRRA